GACGGTGGAAGGCCTGTCGGTGGTGGCCATCAGCTACTACGCGCTGGGCCTGGTGGGCTATCTGGCCAAGGCCGCCAAGGTGCTGCCGGTGCTTGAACCGCTGCACCTGCAGCCCGACCTGGTGGTGGGCGTGGCCGCCCTGCCGGTGGTGCTGGCCGTCGCGTGGTTTGTGCAGAAATTGCGCCAACACCTGCATTGATGTTTTTGGCCCCCGCGAATGGGTGGGGTTACCCCCTGCTCATGGGCTGCGCATGCCTTGAGCCTGCCATGTAACGCATCGATACTGCTCCACATGGAAAGTTTTTCGACAACCCAACGTTCCGGCCTGCCCTGGATGACCAACATGGCCACGCTGGCCGTGGTGGTGGTGGCCACCCTGTGGTCGGGCGCCCAGCGCCCGGCACCGGTGGCCGCGCAGCTCGAATCCGCCATGGACGGCACGCCGGCCAGCGTGCGGCCCGCCGGCAGCACCCAGCAGCCGCAGGCCGAGCCCGCGCCGCTGCGCGTCAAGGCCGACCTGTCCGGCGCCACGCTGGCGCAGGCCTCGCTGTCGGGCGCTGGCGCGCTGCCCCAGGGCGCCGTCAAGACCGTGGGCTTCAAGCCCCAGTCGAACTGAGCCTGGGCTCACCCGGCCGCCAGGCGGCCGGCTACCCACAGGGGCGCTGCGGCGCCCCTGGTCGTTTCTGGCGCCAGGCGCGGCCTTGGGGCCATGGCCGCGCCACCGCGGCTCACAGCGCGCAGCTCACCGCCTGCGCACCCAGCAGATCCACCAGCACCTGCGGCGCCAACGCCAGCAGGTAGCCGCGACGGCCGCCGTTGATCAGCAGGCGCTCGAGGCCCAGCACGCTGGCCTCCACATACACCGGCACGCCGGCGCGCTTGAAGCCGAAGGGCGAGGTGCCGCCCACCAGGTAGCCGCTGTGGCGCTGCGCCTCGTCGGGCTTGCAGGGCTCGACGCTCTTGGCCCCGATGGCGCGGGCCAGGTTCTTGGTGCTGACCTGCTTGTCGCCGTGCATCAGGATGATCAGCGGCTGGTCGCGCTCGTTTTTCATCACCAGCGTCTTCACCACCGCATGCTCGGGCCAGCCCAGCTGCCGGGCCGATTCGGCGGTGCCGCCATGCTCGACATAGTCGTACACATGCTCGCTGAAGCCCACGCCGGCCTGGCGCAGCAGCGCGGTGGCCGGGGTTTCGCTGACGTGTTTGTCCTTCTTCGCCACGGTGGCGCTCCCTGTCGGACGGGCCGGACGCGCGCCCGGCCGCTTGAAGTTGTCCGGGCTCAGCCGGATGGGTGGCCCCGCGTCACCGCGGGACCGGGCGTTTCACATTCACTGCGCCGGGTCGCGCAGCTCCCAGCGGATCTTGTCGACCGCCGCCAGCAGCTCGGGCGACAACTGCACGGCCCATGCGTCCAGGCATTCGTCGAGCTGGGCCAGGCTGGTGACGCCGATGATGGTGCTGGCCACGCGCCAGTTGCGGTAGCAAAAGGCCAGCGCCAGCTGCGTGGGTGTGAGGCCGTGATCGCGTGCCAGCGCGTTGTAGCGGCGCGCGGCGGCCAGCGTGTCGGGCCGCGCCCAGCGCTGCGCGCGCATGCTCTCAAAGCGCGCCAGCCGGCCCAGCTGCGGCATCGCGGCGTCGAAGCCGGGGCCGTCATACTTGCCGGTCAGCGTGCCAAAGCCCAGCGGCGAGTAGGCCAGCAGGCCCACGCCGCTGCGGTGCATCACCTCGTCCAGGCCGTTGTCGAGCGCCCGGTTCACCAGCGCATAGGGGTTCTGCACGGTGGCCACGCGCGGCAGGCCATGCTGCTCGGCCACGCGCAAGAACTCCATCAAGCCCCAGGGCGTTTCGTTGGACAGGCCGATGTGCCGCACCTTGCCCGCCTTCACCAGGCCGGCCAGGGCCTCGAGCTGGGTCTGGATGCTGCTGAATTCGCGGTCCTTGGCGGGGTCGAAGTACAGGCCGCCGAACATCGGCGCGTTGCGGTTGGGCCAGTGGATCTGGTACAGGTCGATCACCTCGGTGCGCAGGCGCTTCAGGCTGTCGTCACAGGCGGCCACGATGTGCTCGGGCAGCAGGTTGGCCGCGCCGTCGTGAATCCACGGCATGCCGCGCGACGGCCCCGCCACCTTGGTGGCCAGCACCAGCTGGCGGCGCACACCGGGCCGGGCATCGAGCCAGCGGCCGAGGATGGTCTCGGTGGCGCCAAAGGTCTCGGGCCGGGCCGGCACCGCGTACATCTCGGCGGTGTCCAGAAAGTTGATGCCGCGCTCGACTGCGCGGTCGAGGATGGCGAAGGCACCGGCCTCGTCCACCTGCTCGCCGAAGGTCATGGTGCCGAGACAGATGCGGGTGACGCGCAGATCGCTGCGGCCGAGTGGGGTGAGTTCCATGCGGGGCACCTGGTGGGTGGGGTTCGTGCAGCCGCGGCACGCCCGGGCGGGCCGCGACCTGTGGGCAGGCAGTGTGCCGCATGTCGGCCCGCCCGCCAGCCCGGGCCCAGCCAAGCGCAGACGCATCCACTGGCCGCTGATGAAACCTGCTAGACGATGATTATTTATTGTTTTACAGTAACTATCTCATGCCAAACGCGAACTCAATGCAACCCTCACCGGTGGCCACGCCCGCCCACCCGCTGCGCCTGCAGGTGCTGGCCGTGCGGGCCCTGGTGCTGCTGGGGGCGGTGGCCGTGCCGCTGATCATTTCACCGACTACACCCAGATGCTGATCGGCGCGGTGCTGCTGACCATGGCCCAGGTGATGGAGCGCGCCGCCGCGCTGGCCGAAGAAAACGAGGGCTTCGTCTAGAGTCTGTCCACACCAAGGGAAGGGATCGCGTTGATCACCAGAAATGCCGCGAGCAAGGCGCCAATCCTCGCCGGGTTGGACGCCCGGCGAGGATTGGCAAGGCCGCGTGCGGCCTTTTTGGGGGTCGCACCCCTTCGGCAGAGCCCACCGAAACGGACCTTCGCGACCCTTCCCGTCGTGTGAACAGGCCCAGGATGCCCATCGTTGTGCAGCTCGACGTGATGCTGGCGCGGCGCAAGATGCGCTCGCGCGAATTGGCCGAACGCATCGGCATCACCGAGCAGAACCTGTCGCTGCTCAAGAGCGGCAAGGTGCGCGGCGTGCGCTTCGACACGCTGGCGCGCATCTGCGCGGTGCTGCAATGTCAGCCCGGCGACCTGCTGGCCTGGCAGCCCGCGGCCCAAGACCACGGCGCACCGCCCCCGGACCCCGGGCCCGACCCGGCATGACACCCCGGCACGGCCCGCGCCTGCCCTGGGTGCTGCTGGTACTGGCCGGCCACCTGGGCCTGGGCCTGAGCCTGCATCTGGCGCTGAAGCAGCCGCATCGGCGCGCGCCGTCGGCCGCCGCGGCCGTGTCGTGGCTGCAGGTGTGGCTGGCCCCGGCCAGCCCTCGCGCGGCACCCGCACCCGCCCCCGCACCCGCACCCGCACCCGCACCTGCACCGGCACCCACACCCCCGCCACGCGACGCCGGGCGCACCGGGCCGCATGCGGCCCGCGCACCCGCCGCCGTGGCCACGCTGCCGGCAGCGCCACGGCCAGCCGAGCCGCTGGCCATCACCGCCCCGGCCGCGCCTGCCGCGCAGGCCCTGCCTGGTGCTGCGCAGGCCCTGCCTGGTGCTGCGCAGGCCCTGCCTGGTGCCACGCCGGCGGCGCCAAGCCCGCCCGCAGGCCCCGCCGCGGCCGCCGCACCGGCCGCGCTGAACCTGGCCCTGCCCGCGCGGCCCGCCTCGGCCCCGCCACCGGCCAGTTGGGCGCGGCAGGATGGGCGTGTGCAGGCGGCGCCGCTGGACGGCGATGAGCGCATGGCGCGCACGCTGGGCACCGACCTCACGCTGCGCACGGTGCGCCGCGGCGATGGTTTCGAGCTGCGCCGCGGCACCGGCTGCGTGCAGGTGCAGCCCAGCCGCGCCGGCCAGATCCTGCCGGCCGACAGCAGCGCGCCGCGCCCGTCGCTCGCGGGACGCTGCTGATCAGCCGGTGATCGGCCCCCGGGTCAGCCGGTGGCCACCACCGCATCAGGCTGCCGGCACCATTCGCTCCACGAGCCGGGAT
The genomic region above belongs to Aquabacterium sp. OR-4 and contains:
- a CDS encoding aminoacyl-tRNA deacylase, which encodes MAKKDKHVSETPATALLRQAGVGFSEHVYDYVEHGGTAESARQLGWPEHAVVKTLVMKNERDQPLIILMHGDKQVSTKNLARAIGAKSVEPCKPDEAQRHSGYLVGGTSPFGFKRAGVPVYVEASVLGLERLLINGGRRGYLLALAPQVLVDLLGAQAVSCAL
- a CDS encoding aldo/keto reductase, with translation MELTPLGRSDLRVTRICLGTMTFGEQVDEAGAFAILDRAVERGINFLDTAEMYAVPARPETFGATETILGRWLDARPGVRRQLVLATKVAGPSRGMPWIHDGAANLLPEHIVAACDDSLKRLRTEVIDLYQIHWPNRNAPMFGGLYFDPAKDREFSSIQTQLEALAGLVKAGKVRHIGLSNETPWGLMEFLRVAEQHGLPRVATVQNPYALVNRALDNGLDEVMHRSGVGLLAYSPLGFGTLTGKYDGPGFDAAMPQLGRLARFESMRAQRWARPDTLAAARRYNALARDHGLTPTQLALAFCYRNWRVASTIIGVTSLAQLDECLDAWAVQLSPELLAAVDKIRWELRDPAQ
- a CDS encoding helix-turn-helix domain-containing protein, translated to MPIVVQLDVMLARRKMRSRELAERIGITEQNLSLLKSGKVRGVRFDTLARICAVLQCQPGDLLAWQPAAQDHGAPPPDPGPDPA